From one Saprospiraceae bacterium genomic stretch:
- a CDS encoding SMP-30/gluconolactonase/LRE family protein, with protein sequence MAACKNSTTTDANNSNTAVETPVVKTHKLIAKWESDSLFKVPESVLFDANNQVLYVSNIEGTEPWGADGKGSIGQLGLDGKIINAEWVKGLQAPKGMGIFNGKLYVADLKEVVTIDIASGKIENRFKVPGAVGLNDISIDATGVIYVTDSQGKRLYRIESNSASIILDSLAGPNGVLVNGSNLYILNAGGFYKISKSGGLGLIADGMEGGTDGVENVKGDEFIVSCWAGAVWYINDDGRKELLYDGKSIGKNTADIGFDPATRTVYVPTFWKNTVMAFEVAEN encoded by the coding sequence ATGGCCGCATGTAAAAACTCTACGACTACAGACGCCAATAATTCCAATACTGCTGTAGAGACTCCAGTCGTCAAGACTCACAAATTAATTGCCAAATGGGAAAGTGATTCATTATTTAAAGTGCCAGAGTCTGTCTTATTTGATGCCAATAATCAAGTGCTCTATGTATCCAATATTGAAGGTACAGAACCCTGGGGTGCTGACGGTAAAGGCTCGATAGGCCAACTCGGGTTGGATGGTAAGATCATCAATGCAGAGTGGGTCAAAGGGCTTCAAGCTCCAAAAGGAATGGGCATCTTCAATGGCAAACTATACGTAGCTGATCTTAAAGAAGTGGTGACTATCGATATCGCATCCGGCAAGATCGAAAACAGATTTAAGGTCCCGGGGGCTGTCGGTTTGAATGATATATCGATAGATGCAACCGGAGTGATTTATGTCACCGACTCGCAAGGAAAAAGATTATACCGGATTGAAAGTAATTCTGCATCAATCATACTCGATTCGCTCGCTGGTCCCAATGGAGTTCTTGTCAACGGCTCAAATCTTTACATTCTGAATGCAGGAGGCTTCTACAAGATATCTAAAAGTGGTGGCCTGGGGCTCATCGCTGATGGCATGGAAGGTGGTACCGATGGTGTTGAAAATGTAAAAGGCGATGAATTTATAGTATCTTGTTGGGCTGGTGCTGTATGGTATATCAATGATGATGGTCGCAAAGAATTGCTGTATGATGGAAAATCAATCGGCAAAAACACTGCAGATATTGGGTTTGATCCCGCTACCAGGACCGTGTATGTCCCTACATTTTGGAAGAATACGGTGATGGCATTTGAAGTAGCCGAGAATTAA
- a CDS encoding DEAD/DEAH box helicase produces MSFNNLPLIEPLLKALSKEGYTTPTPIQLQAIPVILERRDLLGCAQTGTGKTAAFTIPILQHMHLSLQKEYRLRTLILTPTRELAIQIGESIEAYGHFLNLKHKVVFGGVSQHGQVQAVKSGLDIIVATPGRLLDLIQQKVISLNDIEYFVLDEAHRMLDMGFIHDVKRIIAKLPHRRQNLFFSATMPPEITRLADMLLDDPVRVEVTPSATTVEIIQQSVYFVEKPYKLPLLIHLLKNSDLESILIFTQMKHAADKLARSLSQAGIRTEAIHGNKSQNARQAALKSFKNKGTRVLVATDIAARGIDIDELTHVLNFELPNTPETYVHRIGRTGRAGAGGNALSFCDRSERVLLSDIQKLIKKTIPVVKGHIFDGYGAGVSEQTNPTPTVKLKSAGKGRRFSRAFAAR; encoded by the coding sequence GTGTCATTTAACAATTTGCCGCTTATAGAGCCGTTATTAAAGGCTTTAAGCAAAGAAGGGTATACTACCCCTACACCTATCCAATTACAAGCCATCCCCGTAATCTTAGAAAGAAGAGATCTACTTGGATGCGCTCAGACCGGCACCGGAAAGACTGCCGCTTTTACTATCCCGATATTGCAGCATATGCATCTTTCATTACAAAAAGAATATCGACTTCGTACATTGATCTTAACTCCTACCCGTGAGCTCGCCATACAGATCGGCGAAAGCATAGAAGCTTATGGCCACTTTCTCAATCTCAAACATAAAGTTGTATTCGGAGGAGTATCCCAGCACGGCCAGGTCCAAGCGGTCAAAAGTGGGTTAGACATTATCGTCGCTACTCCTGGCAGGCTATTAGATCTTATTCAACAAAAAGTAATTTCACTCAACGATATAGAATACTTCGTATTGGATGAAGCTCATCGAATGTTGGACATGGGATTTATACATGATGTCAAACGCATCATAGCCAAATTACCACATAGAAGACAAAACCTATTTTTCTCTGCAACGATGCCTCCTGAGATCACACGACTGGCTGATATGCTGTTAGACGATCCTGTGCGCGTAGAGGTGACTCCTTCTGCTACCACGGTAGAGATCATACAACAATCAGTGTATTTTGTCGAGAAACCATACAAACTGCCGTTACTGATTCACCTGTTGAAAAACAGTGACCTGGAATCGATCCTGATATTTACACAAATGAAGCATGCAGCCGACAAGCTGGCTCGCAGTCTAAGTCAGGCCGGAATCCGCACTGAAGCTATCCATGGCAATAAATCTCAAAATGCGAGACAAGCCGCATTAAAAAGTTTTAAAAATAAAGGTACGCGGGTACTGGTAGCGACCGACATCGCAGCGCGTGGTATCGACATCGACGAACTGACCCATGTACTCAATTTTGAATTGCCAAATACACCTGAAACCTATGTACATCGAATCGGCCGTACAGGAAGAGCAGGAGCCGGAGGCAATGCTTTATCTTTCTGCGATAGAAGCGAAAGAGTACTGTTGTCAGACATTCAAAAATTGATCAAAAAAACGATCCCTGTGGTCAAAGGACATATTTTTGATGGCTATGGAGCTGGTGTGTCTGAACAAACCAATCCTACACCGACTGTAAAACTTAAATCTGCCGGCAAAGGCAGACGATTTAGTCGAGCATTTGCAGCCCGATAA
- a CDS encoding M20/M25/M40 family metallo-hydrolase — MTRRVYTILFIFFAQMWSLAQSADILTIRKYHQQNANKIISEFSTFLALPNLARDPQNITKNAEFISSMMRDRGIQNVQLLSGVTDKVPPVVYGEVNVPGASQTIIFYAHYDGQPVNPAQWAQGLEPFTPKLFTGALDQGGSNIPFPSDNHYNKEWRIYGRSASDDKAGVMVILEAYHAIIKSGLYPTCNIRFFFEGEEEAGSTHLNEILEKYAPLLKSDLWLICDGPVHQSGKKQIVFGVRGDTGLGLTVFASKRPLHSGHYGNWAPNPAMMLAQLLASMKDDQGHVTIKGFYDDVQALTASEKKAMMEVPSVDEQMKKELGLKSTEMSGSTLTASINLPSLNINGMASGNVGKLASNQIPTYATAVLDLRLVLGNDWQRQQQKVIDHITAQGYQVIDHEPTEEDRTKYDKLIYVIRHEGYNAQRTSMELPIAQKVIAAVKNTTSEQVVLQPTLGGSLPLFLFEKYLHANTITLPIANHDNNQHAENENIRLKNFFDGIETMSAVMMMK, encoded by the coding sequence ATGACCAGAAGGGTTTATACCATATTGTTTATTTTTTTTGCTCAGATGTGGTCGTTGGCCCAATCTGCTGATATACTCACCATTAGAAAATATCATCAGCAAAACGCCAATAAAATAATCTCTGAGTTCTCCACTTTTTTAGCATTGCCTAATCTTGCCAGGGATCCGCAGAACATTACTAAAAATGCCGAATTTATCTCTAGCATGATGCGGGATCGGGGTATTCAAAATGTACAATTACTCTCTGGGGTCACCGATAAGGTACCTCCGGTAGTATATGGGGAAGTCAATGTGCCTGGAGCATCTCAGACCATCATTTTTTATGCACACTATGATGGTCAGCCTGTCAATCCTGCTCAATGGGCCCAGGGCTTAGAACCGTTTACTCCAAAATTGTTTACCGGAGCATTAGATCAGGGCGGATCGAATATTCCCTTTCCATCGGATAATCATTACAATAAGGAATGGCGTATCTATGGCCGCAGTGCCTCTGATGACAAAGCAGGCGTGATGGTCATTCTGGAAGCCTACCATGCCATTATTAAAAGCGGTTTGTATCCGACCTGTAATATTCGTTTTTTCTTTGAAGGCGAAGAAGAAGCTGGTTCTACTCACCTCAATGAAATACTGGAAAAATATGCTCCTTTATTAAAATCAGATCTATGGCTCATATGTGATGGGCCGGTGCATCAATCCGGCAAAAAGCAGATCGTCTTTGGTGTACGAGGGGATACTGGTTTGGGGTTGACGGTATTTGCCTCTAAGCGTCCGCTTCACAGTGGTCACTATGGCAATTGGGCTCCCAATCCTGCAATGATGCTCGCCCAACTCCTTGCATCGATGAAAGACGATCAGGGCCATGTCACCATCAAGGGATTTTATGATGATGTGCAAGCGCTCACTGCTTCGGAGAAAAAAGCTATGATGGAGGTTCCCTCCGTCGATGAACAAATGAAAAAAGAACTTGGCCTCAAATCTACTGAGATGTCAGGTTCAACGCTCACCGCCAGTATTAATCTGCCTTCACTCAATATCAATGGTATGGCCAGCGGCAATGTGGGAAAGCTAGCTTCAAATCAGATACCTACCTATGCAACGGCGGTCCTCGACCTGAGATTAGTCCTGGGCAATGACTGGCAGCGTCAGCAGCAAAAAGTCATAGACCATATAACAGCTCAGGGATACCAGGTGATCGATCATGAGCCCACGGAGGAAGATCGAACCAAGTATGACAAACTGATCTATGTGATTCGCCATGAAGGTTATAATGCACAACGCACCTCTATGGAATTGCCCATAGCCCAAAAAGTAATAGCTGCCGTAAAAAACACAACAAGCGAACAGGTGGTATTGCAACCCACTTTGGGAGGAAGTCTTCCGCTATTCCTTTTTGAAAAATATCTCCATGCTAATACGATTACTTTGCCGATCGCCAATCATGATAATAACCAACATGCGGAGAATGAAAACATCAGGTTGAAAAATTTTTTTGACGGCATCGAAACCATGAGTGCCGTGATGATGATGAAATAA
- a CDS encoding arylsulfatase has translation MKITFRLIFLCLLGWGTNSISAQNKKVFDPPAMPNIVYIYADDLGWGELGCYGQQKIKTPHLDQMAAEGMRFTQHYSGTPVCAPARCMLMTGLHGGHAYIRGNHELGGFPDSAERGQMPLLKSEFTVAELLKQKGYVTGLVGKWGLGMNNTEGSPINQGFDYYYSYLDQKQAHNYYPTHLWENEKWDSLHQPFINVHRKLDPQTATDADFEYFKGKVYAPAKMTEKALGFLEENKEHPFFLYMPYTIPHASLQAPDEWVRQYIGLFEEKPYYGQQSYASTKCPLSTYAAMISFLDAQVGLVMEKIKQLGLDENTIILFSSDNGTTFNGGVDAKFFNSVAGLRGLKMDLYEGGIREPFIARWPGKIKSGTVSDLISAQFDFFATVADLTHQKVTGIDGISFLPELLQKKQKKHKYLYFEYPEKGGQIAIRLGDWKGVKSNLKKNPAAPWELYHLQSDLGETKNLAKDHQQILKKLDAIVKKEHRDSKANEPAWQFVNEVILQMK, from the coding sequence ATGAAAATAACCTTCCGACTTATTTTTTTATGCCTGCTTGGTTGGGGAACGAATTCCATTTCTGCTCAAAATAAAAAAGTGTTTGATCCGCCTGCCATGCCCAATATTGTTTATATCTATGCAGATGATCTGGGCTGGGGAGAGTTGGGATGTTATGGTCAGCAAAAAATAAAGACGCCGCATCTGGACCAGATGGCAGCAGAGGGTATGCGGTTTACTCAACATTATTCAGGTACGCCCGTCTGTGCCCCAGCGCGCTGCATGTTGATGACAGGCTTACATGGCGGACATGCCTATATAAGAGGCAATCATGAACTGGGCGGGTTCCCCGATAGTGCAGAGCGTGGCCAAATGCCTTTACTCAAATCAGAATTTACCGTAGCAGAATTATTAAAACAAAAAGGTTACGTGACCGGGTTGGTAGGGAAATGGGGATTGGGCATGAATAATACAGAAGGATCTCCCATCAACCAGGGGTTTGATTATTATTACAGCTACCTGGATCAAAAACAAGCACACAATTATTATCCCACCCATCTTTGGGAAAACGAAAAATGGGACTCCCTCCATCAGCCATTTATCAATGTACATCGAAAACTCGATCCCCAGACTGCTACGGACGCAGACTTTGAATATTTTAAAGGCAAAGTATATGCTCCCGCGAAAATGACAGAAAAGGCTCTTGGCTTTTTAGAAGAGAATAAAGAGCACCCTTTCTTTTTATACATGCCTTATACTATCCCCCATGCATCCTTGCAGGCCCCGGACGAATGGGTACGACAATATATTGGACTCTTTGAGGAAAAGCCATATTATGGGCAACAAAGTTATGCTTCGACCAAATGCCCACTCTCTACTTATGCAGCGATGATCAGTTTTTTGGATGCTCAGGTAGGGCTGGTAATGGAAAAAATCAAACAACTTGGATTGGATGAAAACACCATCATCCTGTTTAGCAGTGATAATGGGACTACCTTCAATGGGGGAGTAGATGCGAAATTTTTTAATAGCGTAGCCGGACTAAGAGGCCTGAAAATGGATTTATATGAAGGAGGGATCAGGGAGCCGTTCATTGCCCGGTGGCCCGGAAAAATAAAATCGGGGACTGTCTCAGATTTAATTTCTGCACAATTTGATTTTTTTGCGACTGTAGCAGATCTGACACATCAAAAGGTGACTGGTATTGACGGCATATCTTTTTTGCCTGAATTGCTTCAGAAAAAACAAAAAAAACATAAATATTTATATTTTGAATATCCTGAGAAAGGGGGGCAGATCGCTATACGTTTGGGAGATTGGAAGGGTGTGAAATCTAACTTGAAAAAAAATCCAGCTGCTCCCTGGGAGTTGTACCATCTCCAATCTGATTTAGGTGAGACGAAGAATTTGGCCAAAGACCATCAGCAGATCTTGAAGAAGCTTGATGCCATTGTGAAAAAGGAGCACCGGGATTCCAAAGCCAATGAGCCGGCATGGCAATTTGTAAATGAGGTAATACTTCAGATGAAATAA
- a CDS encoding alkaline phosphatase D family protein, producing MRRRDIIRSLFIGAASTKSFLNVKSEMNHAIDELDTDAATRFKSKWHLYPDMPWTGEDLWTQRLQDWCIKDGELRCLVHAPDRSVHILTHQLSEKTNSFKAAMSLRFLHQSYTVVPEENYIGFRIGAQGRHKDYRSAIMTGTGVDIGISRNGYLFIGKSVGGKKIDESKMTGTINLSMAVTPHASGQYTVKLKATDRIHHTLATWSAPLVDVGTLQGNIAIISHQKAITEYAAQPSVAISNLVVKGEKLNYFPQQVFGAVYFAQYTLHAGILKLTAQLSPIDIPGTQVNLFIQKDHTWEQIAKSQIHPLARIANFRIVGWDSTKAVKYKISCSLPLKNGQHKEYSYEGTIAAEPIHKSNIRALAFSCNWDYGFPDNEVVDVASAQNADMVFFLGDQFYEANGGFGTQMNPLDKACLDYLRKWIMFGWSYRALFRNIPMVALPDDHDMYHGNIWGAGGRATRPLFDGSDAQDTGGYKMLPEWVNMAQLTQTSHMPDAFDPTPILQGIQVYYTEWDYAGISFGIIEDRKFKSPPKDILPEEAKVWNGYAANPDFDLSKIKDLQSQLLGERQLFFLDHWSKNNRTEYPIKVMLSATPFCCLQTLPLGALNDQITPDLPIPQKGEYVKGDAPTRDMDSNGWPHNRRNEALKLLGKNIDLHIVGDQHLPSIVQYGVEEYNDSVFCFAVPALCNIWPRRWWPPVDEQHQSLPGKPSYTGNFEDGFGNKITVHAVANPYETNKEPAVFYNRTTGFGLVEFDTISRDITLHCWPRFKGAVQKETDEFEGWPITINKSAVKH from the coding sequence ATGCGTCGCAGAGATATCATCAGGTCATTATTTATTGGTGCTGCAAGTACTAAATCATTTTTGAATGTCAAATCAGAAATGAACCATGCTATAGATGAGCTGGATACTGATGCTGCTACCCGTTTTAAAAGCAAATGGCATCTATATCCGGATATGCCCTGGACCGGCGAAGATCTGTGGACACAGCGGCTGCAGGACTGGTGCATCAAAGACGGCGAGTTACGATGCCTGGTTCATGCCCCAGACAGATCTGTTCATATTCTTACCCATCAGCTTTCTGAGAAGACAAATTCATTTAAGGCTGCCATGTCCTTGAGATTTCTGCACCAATCTTATACGGTCGTACCTGAGGAAAATTATATTGGTTTTAGAATCGGTGCTCAAGGTCGGCATAAAGATTATCGCTCTGCCATCATGACTGGGACCGGTGTAGATATAGGAATATCACGCAATGGATATTTGTTTATTGGAAAATCCGTAGGTGGAAAAAAAATTGACGAATCTAAAATGACCGGCACCATAAACTTATCCATGGCTGTAACTCCCCATGCATCTGGCCAGTATACGGTCAAACTAAAAGCTACTGACCGGATTCATCATACTCTTGCGACCTGGAGTGCACCTTTAGTGGATGTGGGCACCTTGCAGGGCAATATTGCCATCATCAGTCACCAGAAAGCGATTACAGAGTACGCTGCACAACCATCCGTCGCCATCAGCAATCTTGTTGTAAAAGGCGAAAAGCTTAATTATTTTCCTCAACAGGTTTTTGGTGCTGTCTATTTTGCTCAATACACTTTGCATGCCGGCATACTGAAACTTACTGCGCAACTTTCACCGATAGATATTCCGGGAACCCAGGTTAATTTATTTATCCAAAAGGATCATACCTGGGAGCAAATTGCAAAGTCTCAGATTCACCCTTTGGCCAGGATTGCCAATTTTAGAATTGTGGGTTGGGATTCCACAAAAGCTGTTAAGTATAAAATATCCTGCTCCTTGCCATTGAAAAACGGTCAACATAAGGAATATAGCTATGAAGGAACTATCGCTGCAGAACCAATTCATAAGTCAAATATCAGAGCGCTGGCTTTTAGTTGTAATTGGGACTATGGTTTTCCGGATAATGAAGTGGTAGATGTCGCCTCCGCGCAAAATGCAGACATGGTATTTTTTCTTGGCGACCAATTTTATGAAGCAAATGGTGGTTTTGGAACTCAAATGAATCCTTTAGACAAGGCTTGTCTCGATTATTTACGAAAGTGGATCATGTTTGGCTGGAGCTATCGTGCGTTATTTCGGAATATCCCCATGGTCGCCTTGCCGGACGATCATGACATGTACCATGGAAATATATGGGGAGCCGGAGGTAGGGCTACCAGGCCTTTATTTGATGGTTCTGATGCCCAGGATACCGGTGGATATAAAATGCTGCCTGAATGGGTCAATATGGCGCAACTCACCCAGACCAGTCATATGCCTGATGCTTTTGATCCCACTCCAATCCTACAGGGTATTCAAGTCTATTATACAGAGTGGGACTATGCAGGCATAAGTTTTGGTATCATTGAAGACCGAAAATTTAAATCTCCCCCGAAAGATATCTTGCCAGAGGAAGCAAAAGTCTGGAATGGATATGCTGCTAACCCTGATTTTGACCTCTCAAAAATTAAAGACCTTCAATCCCAGCTATTGGGAGAACGACAATTATTTTTTTTAGACCATTGGAGTAAAAACAACAGGACGGAATATCCGATCAAAGTGATGCTTTCAGCGACCCCTTTCTGTTGTCTGCAAACCTTGCCCCTGGGTGCATTAAATGATCAGATTACCCCAGATCTGCCTATACCTCAAAAAGGTGAATATGTAAAAGGAGATGCACCTACCCGGGATATGGACAGTAATGGATGGCCGCATAATAGAAGAAATGAAGCTTTAAAATTATTGGGCAAAAACATTGACCTTCATATAGTAGGCGACCAGCATCTGCCGTCTATCGTACAATATGGAGTAGAGGAATACAATGACAGTGTCTTTTGTTTCGCCGTCCCGGCGCTGTGCAATATCTGGCCGAGAAGATGGTGGCCGCCGGTAGATGAACAACATCAATCCTTGCCTGGCAAGCCCAGCTATACCGGCAATTTTGAAGATGGATTTGGAAATAAAATTACAGTTCATGCTGTAGCCAATCCTTACGAAACCAATAAAGAACCTGCCGTATTCTACAATCGCACTACAGGTTTTGGCTTGGTGGAGTTTGATACCATTTCGAGAGACATTACGCTCCATTGTTGGCCCAGGTTTAAAGGCGCTGTCCAGAAGGAGACCGATGAATTTGAAGGCTGGCCCATCACTATCAATAAGTCCGCGGTGAAACATTAG
- the mnmE gene encoding tRNA uridine-5-carboxymethylaminomethyl(34) synthesis GTPase MnmE: MYSRHSLEDTIVALATAPGLAAIAVIRISGDQAFEIVEECFEGRSIQDLDSHTVHLGYIRSAEEQVIDQVLITLFKGPHSYTGENTIEISCHGSSYIQSAIIDRLVALGARPAGRGEFTFRAFYHGKLDMTQAEGVADLIAAESKAEATVALHHLKGGISAEIAALRDQLVHFASMLELELDFGEEEVEFADRQQLTQLLDTANARIQILLDSFKLGNAIKQGITTVIAGRPNAGKSTLLNALLQEERAIVSDIPGTTRDTIEEVLHIEGIPFRLVDTAGIREAKDQIEAIGVSRTHEKIRQSSILLYVFDVTEMRPAEVEADIYRLMHADLEVILVPNKMDLNPYTLPEDYIMPGITRADIIPTSAKNQMNIIYLKERILQTIHSDHALLAQNIVSNSRHVDSLVKVQEHLARARTQVTNLSGHELIAMDIRQALHYLGEITGEVTTDELLESIFGRFCIGK, encoded by the coding sequence ATGTACAGTCGGCATTCTTTAGAAGACACCATCGTGGCATTAGCTACTGCTCCAGGCCTCGCCGCGATCGCAGTGATCCGTATCTCCGGAGATCAGGCATTTGAGATTGTAGAGGAGTGTTTTGAAGGCAGATCAATACAGGACTTGGACAGCCATACAGTCCACTTGGGATATATCCGGAGCGCAGAAGAGCAGGTGATCGATCAGGTATTGATCACCCTATTTAAAGGGCCTCACTCTTACACAGGCGAAAATACCATAGAGATCAGTTGTCATGGTTCTTCATATATCCAAAGTGCCATCATCGATAGATTGGTGGCCCTCGGCGCCAGGCCGGCAGGCCGGGGAGAGTTTACTTTCAGGGCTTTTTACCATGGCAAGCTGGATATGACCCAGGCCGAAGGGGTGGCTGATCTGATCGCTGCGGAATCCAAAGCTGAAGCAACGGTCGCCCTCCATCATCTCAAAGGGGGTATATCCGCGGAGATCGCCGCGCTTAGGGATCAGCTCGTACATTTCGCTAGCATGCTGGAGTTGGAACTGGATTTTGGAGAGGAAGAGGTGGAGTTTGCAGATCGTCAGCAGTTGACCCAGCTTCTGGATACGGCCAATGCCCGCATTCAAATATTATTGGACTCTTTCAAATTGGGCAATGCCATCAAACAAGGCATCACTACCGTCATCGCTGGCAGGCCCAATGCAGGCAAAAGCACCCTGCTCAATGCCCTGCTACAGGAAGAGCGCGCCATCGTATCCGATATACCCGGCACCACCCGAGACACGATAGAGGAAGTACTCCATATCGAAGGCATCCCCTTCCGTCTAGTCGATACAGCCGGCATCCGCGAGGCCAAAGATCAGATCGAAGCCATCGGCGTATCCCGCACCCACGAAAAAATCCGCCAATCCTCTATACTATTATATGTGTTCGATGTGACCGAGATGCGACCCGCCGAAGTAGAGGCTGATATCTACAGACTTATGCATGCCGACCTCGAAGTCATCCTGGTACCCAACAAAATGGATCTCAATCCCTATACCCTGCCGGAAGACTATATCATGCCTGGCATCACGCGCGCGGACATCATCCCCACCTCCGCCAAAAACCAGATGAATATCATCTATCTCAAAGAAAGAATCCTCCAGACCATCCACTCTGACCATGCCTTGCTCGCTCAAAACATTGTGAGCAATTCCCGTCACGTAGACAGCCTGGTCAAAGTACAGGAGCACCTCGCGCGCGCACGCACGCAGGTGACCAATCTATCAGGACATGAACTGATCGCGATGGATATCAGGCAGGCCTTGCATTATCTCGGCGAGATCACCGGGGAGGTGACGACGGATGAATTGTTGGAGAGTATATTTGGGAGGTTTTGTATCGGAAAGTAA